The genomic window CCCGTAAAGCAGTAGTTGTCGGTGCAGGTTTTATTGGGATCGAAGTTGCAGAAAACTTAAAAAAACGTGGCCTTGAGGTAACGATCGTGGAACGTACACCACAAGTCGTACCGACGCTGGATGAAGAGATGGCTTGTTTTATACAAAAAGAACTAGAACGTAATGATGTTCAGGTTTTGACTGATTGTTCCGTTACTCGTTTTGAAGAACAAGGAAATGTGCTTCGTTTAGCAAACGGTGAAAGTTTAGCATCCGATTTGACGATTCTTTCAGTCGGTGTTCAACCGGAGAGTCGTTTGGCTGAAATGGCTGGCTTGAAACTAGGATTACGTGGGGGCATCGTCGTAAATGAGCATTATCAAACGAGTGACCCTGACATCTATGCAGTAGGCGATGCGATTCTCGTAAAACATCAAATCACGAACGAACCTGCATTGATCTCATTAGCTTCGCCTGCAAATCGTCAAGGCAGACAAGTCGCTGATAATATGGCTGGGCATCCAAGGATCAATCAAGGAAGCCTTGGGACTGCGATTGTTCGAGCATTTGATCAAACCGCTTCATCAACCGGAATCAATGAGCGCCAAGCAAGAGCAGCAGGTTTATCGTTTCAAGTAGTTCATGCTTCAGGGAAAGACCATGCTGGTTATTATCCTGATGCGACGGACTTGTTGTTAAAATTGGTCTTCAATCCACAAACTGGGGAGATTTATGGTGCCCAAGGAATCGGTCAAAAAGGTGTAGATAAACGAATCGATATTCTTGCTACAGCTATTAAAGGGCATTTGACGGTCTTCGATCTTCCGGAATTAGAATTATCTTATGCGCCACCTTTTGGTTCAGCGAAAGATCCAGTGAATATGTTAGGGTATATCGCGATGAACGTCATCGAAGGATTGAGTGAGATGGTGCAGTGGCATGAGTTACCAACTGAACTAGCGCAAGGTAAACAATTACTTGATGTTCGAAATAAAGAAGAGTGGCAAAAAGGGTATTTCCCAGAGGCAGTTCATATTCCTTTATCAGAACTACGTCATCGTTTAGGCGAGTTGGACAAAGCGCAAGAATATATTGTTAGCTGCCATAGTGGGTTGCGTAGCTATTTAGCAGAAAGAATCTTGAAACAAAATGGTTTCACTGTAAAAAATCTAGATGGTGCCTTTTATCTATACCAAGCAATCCGGCCAGAAGAATTAAGTTATCCTCAAGCATAGCATTTTTTTGGTAGCCTATCTGTCCTATTCACATTTATTAGACAAATCAAGTCAATTGTTTATAGGCCGTTCCTTTGTTTTTTTCTATAATAAACAATTAGTGAAAGCGAAAGGAGAAGGCAGGTATGCACAAAACAAAAGTATTTTTAACTGTGTTAGTTGCCAGTAGTTTTTGCCTCTGTCAGGAGGTACGTGCAGAAGAAAGTCCTCAAGTGGCAGAAACGAGTGAGTCACAGGATGTCGCTAATCAGTCCCTAAGCTCGACAGAAGCATCTCTTGCGGAAACTGAGCCGGAAGCTTCATCCGAGGAAAGAAGTCGTTTGGCGGATTTGGAACAACATCGTAAAGAAGTCGAAGAGACATTGGATCAAGCAAAGAAACAGTTGCTCGAAAGACAAGAGGAAATCGATCAAGTAATACAGGATCTAGCGACACAAGCAGAGAATGATCGTGATCAATTGAAAGAAAAATTAGCTGAAAGTCGCGCAAAAGCGGAAGCGGCGAAACAGAAAATCGAGACAGCTACCCAAAAAGCAAACGAAGTGCAGACCGAGTTGCAAGATTTAGCAACCGCTACTGTTACTTCATTGGATCAAACGCAGGCGGATATTCGAGCTGCAAGTGCGGAAATCCATGAAAAAGCAACAGAAGCTCAAGAGGCAATGGCTGATTTTGAAACGAGAAAAGCAGATATATCTGCCAGTATCCAACGAATCAAGTCGACCTTGAGTTCTGCTGGGGAACGGTCGGTTCAGGCGGGAACTGTTGCTGAAACGCAAACCAAAGAAGTGGAACAACAATCTGCAAAGACATTACCTAAAACGAATGATCGGCAGATAGGTTATTTGCCTCTAGTAGGAAGTATGTTGCTTCTTGTTGCTTTTGTCGGTGCAGTTTATAAAAAAGAGTTTGAGTAAATGTAGTGGCCCTAAAAGTTAGACTAAAAATCTAATTTTTAGGGGGATTCCATAAATCTCGAACTCTTTTTTATATTTAATTATTTGATAGAGTTTATATTTAATTATTGGTCTATATCATAAATGTAGGTTTGGAAATAAGTTTACATATGTTTGTTCGTTGTTTGCGCTAGTTTTATTTGATTTTTAGTGGGTGTGAATTTCTTCTTCCTATTTTTGTTCATAAATGGTATACTCGTTTTGTTGTTTTTTTAGATATTTTCTAGAAAATTTTCAAAAATAAGAAAAGCTTTTTTAAGCAAGAAATAGGAGTGGGAGAATGAAAGCATATATGCAACGAATGGGTCGATCATTGATGTTACCGGTAGCTGTGTTGCCAGCAGCTTCTTTACTTGTTGGGATTGCCAACTGGTTAGTAGGGGTAGGTATCAGTAATGTAGGAACGACTTTCTTGATGAATGCGGGATTGGCGATTCTTAACCACCTTGCCTTATTATTTGCGGTGGGTTTGGCATTAGGTATGTCAAAAGATAAAGACGGTTCAGCTGCTTTGGCGGGATTGGTCGCTTACTTGATACCACAAACTGTTTTATCTGCAGATTCAGTACAAGGTTTATTACAGTTAGGAGATATAACTGAAGTCAATCCAGCTTTCAATACAATGGACAACAATGTATTTGTAGGGATCGTCGCCGGTCTAGTAGCTGCTGCGATGTATAACCGATTTAGTCAAGTGAAACTACCGATGGCTTTATCATTTTTTAGTGGCAAACGATTAGTGCCGATCATGTCGGCTTTAAGTATGTTAGTGATTTCTGTTGTTTTATTATTTATTTGGCCGAGTGTTTACGATGTGCTTGTTTCCTTCGGTCGAGGAATCTCGCAATTAGGTTTTGTTGGTGCGGGCCTTTATGGGTTCTTTAACCGTTTGTTGATTCCAACAGGCTTGCATCATGCGTTGAACTCTGTTTTTTGGTTTGATGTGGCAGGAATCAATGATATCGGTAATTTTTTAGCAGGCCAACAAGCTTTAGATAGTGGCACAGCAGTGATTGGTCAAACAGGTATGTATCAAGCGGGCTTTTTCCCAGTCATGATGTTTGGTTTACCTGCTGGAGCATTCGCTATCTACCAAAGTGCGCGCCCAGAAAAGAAAAAACAAGTTGCTTCCTTGATGCTTGCTGCGGGTTTTGCCGCATTCTTCACAGGCGTGACTGAACCTTTAGAATTTTCATTTATGTTTGTCGCATGGCCATTATATGTCATCCATGCCATTTTTACGGGTATCTCATTAGCAATCAGTGCCTTTTTCCATTGGACAGCTGGCTTTGCTTTTAGTGCCGGTTTTGTCGATTACTTTTTGTCATTGAAGAATCCAGTCGCTAACCAGCCACTGATGTTGATCCTTCAAGGGATAGTTTTTGCACTGATCTATTACTTTGGTTTCCGCTTTGCAATCAGTAAGTTCAACTTGATGACGCCTGGAAGAGAAGCCTCTCTTGGAGAAGAAACGCCAGATTTAGCTCCTAGTGAAAATGACTTTACTCATCTAGCAAGTAAGATTTATGAAGGTTTAGGCGGTAGTGAAAATGTTGCCGTCATCGATAACTGTACGACACGATTGAGGTTACAAGTCCAAGATACAGGAATGATCGATGCAGATAAAATCAAACAGACAGGTGTCCCTGGGATGAAAATCATCGATAAAACCAACGTTCAAGTGATCGTTGGCACACAAGTACAATTTGTCGCAGATGAAATGCTACGCTTGCAACAGGGGCAAATAACACCAGTGTCTAAGAAAAAAGAAGAACCAGTAGAAGTAAAGGAGCTTCTTGATCAAGAGGTAGTGATCTATGCACCATCCAAAGGGGAAATAGTACCAATCACTGAAGTGGCTGATCCAGTATTTTCCGAAAAAATGATGGGGGATGGCTACGCAGTGATTCCGCAAACAGCCGAAGTATTCACCCCGGTTGCTGGTACGATCATCAATATTTTTTCAACCAAACATGCGGTTGGCATCAAGACAGAAAATGGCACAGAAGTCTTGTTGCATATGGGAATCAATACTGTTGAGCTGAAAGGTGAGCCATTTACGCTATTTATCAATGAAGGGCAAAAAGTAGCACGAGGACAATTGATTGCTGTAGTCGATTTGGAAATGTTAGAAAAAGCAGGTAAAAAATCAGATATCCTTGTCGTATTCACTAATAGTCAAGAAATAGATAAGTTGCAACTAGACAAACGTTCAGCAGTCCAAGCAAATGAAGTAGTTGGACAAATAGTAAAAAAAACGAATGAACAATAAAGAGTGATGACAAAAGTCGTCCGCAAAAAAGCCGAGAGACCCGAAAGCGATGTTTCAAATTTTGGGTTTCACGGCTTATTTTCTTGAAAAATCACTTTTTTGACACTGTTTGTTCGACGTTGAAAGAGCGAGTGCGTGAATACGTTAGATCAATTTAACAGCAGTTCCGCTACATGTGACCATCAACATACCATTGTCGCTACCTAATACTTCATAATCCATTTTCATACCGATGATAGCATCTGCACCTAAATCTTCCGCTCGGCGCGCCAATTCTGCAAGAGCTTCTTCTCGAGCAACTAATAATTCATCTTCATAACTTTTTGAACGTCCACCAAAGACATTGCGAAATCCCGCACCGATGTCTTTTAAAACGTTGATCCCTGTGATAACTTCACCAAAAACAATCCCTTGATACGCCTCGATTGGGCGGTGCTCCACACTACCTGTTGTTGTAATGATCATTTTGATCACTCCTTTCTTTTAAGCAAAGTATAGCAAAGTTACAATTGAAATAGTACTTTTAGCTGTGACTATAATAAAAAAACTGATGTTGCTCATATCGCTTTATTTCATTAACCGATAAGAATGCGCTATACTAAAACTAGAACGAAAGAAACCCCTTACAAAAAAACATATCGATGTTGCAAAGGAGGAATACGAGTTGAAGAAAAGTATTTTACTGCTTTCACATAGCAAAAAAGTAACAGATGGCATCAAAGAAATGATTGAACAGATGCAACGATCCGAGGAAGTGGCCATTTATTCTCTAGGTGGGATCGAAGATGATCAAATCGGTTCTGATCCAACTAAGATCGTTGAGGCAATCAATCAATCGCCAGATTCTGATGCCTATTTAGTGTTTGCTGATATCGGAAGTGCGGTTTTGAATGCCGAATTAGCGAAAGATCTGCTTGAAGAAGCACAACAAGAAAAATATCGACTCGTCGACGCACCTTTTGTTGAAGGCGCTTTTGCCGCAGCAATCACTGCTGGAAATACAGACGATATCGAACAAATCATTCAAGAAGCACAACAATCTGGTAAGAAAGGGTGGGAATAGTATGAAGAAAATCATGAATGAACCTGGAATGATCGTAGAGGAAATGTTAGAGGGGATCGTGAAAAGCTATCCTGAGCTGGTCCATCGTGTCGAAGACTCACGTGTCATTGCGAAAAACCAAGAGCAAAAACAAGTAGGGCTTATTTCTGGTGGAGGAAGTGGTCATGAGCCTGCTCATGCTGGTTTTGTTGGCGAAGGCATGCTAAGTGCGGCGATTTTAGGGGACGTGTTTACTTCTCCTACCCCCGATC from Enterococcus sp. DIV1094 includes these protein-coding regions:
- the dhaM gene encoding dihydroxyacetone kinase phosphoryl donor subunit DhaM, producing MKKSILLLSHSKKVTDGIKEMIEQMQRSEEVAIYSLGGIEDDQIGSDPTKIVEAINQSPDSDAYLVFADIGSAVLNAELAKDLLEEAQQEKYRLVDAPFVEGAFAAAITAGNTDDIEQIIQEAQQSGKKGWE
- the nagE gene encoding N-acetylglucosamine-specific PTS transporter subunit IIBC, which translates into the protein MKAYMQRMGRSLMLPVAVLPAASLLVGIANWLVGVGISNVGTTFLMNAGLAILNHLALLFAVGLALGMSKDKDGSAALAGLVAYLIPQTVLSADSVQGLLQLGDITEVNPAFNTMDNNVFVGIVAGLVAAAMYNRFSQVKLPMALSFFSGKRLVPIMSALSMLVISVVLLFIWPSVYDVLVSFGRGISQLGFVGAGLYGFFNRLLIPTGLHHALNSVFWFDVAGINDIGNFLAGQQALDSGTAVIGQTGMYQAGFFPVMMFGLPAGAFAIYQSARPEKKKQVASLMLAAGFAAFFTGVTEPLEFSFMFVAWPLYVIHAIFTGISLAISAFFHWTAGFAFSAGFVDYFLSLKNPVANQPLMLILQGIVFALIYYFGFRFAISKFNLMTPGREASLGEETPDLAPSENDFTHLASKIYEGLGGSENVAVIDNCTTRLRLQVQDTGMIDADKIKQTGVPGMKIIDKTNVQVIVGTQVQFVADEMLRLQQGQITPVSKKKEEPVEVKELLDQEVVIYAPSKGEIVPITEVADPVFSEKMMGDGYAVIPQTAEVFTPVAGTIINIFSTKHAVGIKTENGTEVLLHMGINTVELKGEPFTLFINEGQKVARGQLIAVVDLEMLEKAGKKSDILVVFTNSQEIDKLQLDKRSAVQANEVVGQIVKKTNEQ
- a CDS encoding heavy metal-binding domain-containing protein encodes the protein MIITTTGSVEHRPIEAYQGIVFGEVITGINVLKDIGAGFRNVFGGRSKSYEDELLVAREEALAELARRAEDLGADAIIGMKMDYEVLGSDNGMLMVTCSGTAVKLI
- a CDS encoding FAD-dependent oxidoreductase; the encoded protein is MKYVIVGGVAGGMSAATRLRRLQEDAEIIVFEKGSYVSFANCGLPYYLSGEISERENLLIQTPESLAARFRLDVRVEHEVTAIFPETKEIEVSHGGKSHRESYDALLLSPGAKPFIPEITGLSEARNVFTVRNVPDVDAIMQKLKEHPRKAVVVGAGFIGIEVAENLKKRGLEVTIVERTPQVVPTLDEEMACFIQKELERNDVQVLTDCSVTRFEEQGNVLRLANGESLASDLTILSVGVQPESRLAEMAGLKLGLRGGIVVNEHYQTSDPDIYAVGDAILVKHQITNEPALISLASPANRQGRQVADNMAGHPRINQGSLGTAIVRAFDQTASSTGINERQARAAGLSFQVVHASGKDHAGYYPDATDLLLKLVFNPQTGEIYGAQGIGQKGVDKRIDILATAIKGHLTVFDLPELELSYAPPFGSAKDPVNMLGYIAMNVIEGLSEMVQWHELPTELAQGKQLLDVRNKEEWQKGYFPEAVHIPLSELRHRLGELDKAQEYIVSCHSGLRSYLAERILKQNGFTVKNLDGAFYLYQAIRPEELSYPQA
- a CDS encoding LPXTG cell wall anchor domain-containing protein — its product is MHKTKVFLTVLVASSFCLCQEVRAEESPQVAETSESQDVANQSLSSTEASLAETEPEASSEERSRLADLEQHRKEVEETLDQAKKQLLERQEEIDQVIQDLATQAENDRDQLKEKLAESRAKAEAAKQKIETATQKANEVQTELQDLATATVTSLDQTQADIRAASAEIHEKATEAQEAMADFETRKADISASIQRIKSTLSSAGERSVQAGTVAETQTKEVEQQSAKTLPKTNDRQIGYLPLVGSMLLLVAFVGAVYKKEFE